The following are encoded together in the Lactuca sativa cultivar Salinas chromosome 1, Lsat_Salinas_v11, whole genome shotgun sequence genome:
- the LOC111889127 gene encoding cytochrome P450 81Q32: protein MEVPYLYISLLLLVASYLFTSTFRRKFSDLPPTVFPTLPIIGHLYLLKPPLYRTFAKLSAKYGPILFLRFGSRRVLLVSSPSAAEECFTKNDIIFANRPHMLFGKIIGNDYTSFVWAPYGDNWRNLRRIAAIEILSIHRLNEFHDVRVDEGRFLIRKLLSHSSAVDLKSVFYELTLNVMMRMISGKRYFGGDMAEVEEEGKRFRAILKETFLLSGAANVGDYLPFLSWFGVKGLQNKLIALKEQRDVFFQGLIEQLRKPKGENKKKTMIELLLSLQESDPEYYTDEMIRSFVLALLTAGTDTSAGTMEWAMSLLLNHPQVIKKAQNEIDTVIGTDRLIDESDVINLPYLHCIINETQRLKPAGPLLVPHESSEDCIVGGYKIPRGTMLLVNQWAIHHDPSIWVDPERFDPERFEGLEGTRDGFKLMPFGSGRRGCPGEGLAMRVMGLTLGLLVQCFEWERMSEKMVDMTEGLGLSMPKAKPLLAKCKPRLEMKNLLSQL, encoded by the exons ATGGAGGTTCCCTATCTATACATTTCCTTGCTACTGCTGGTGGCTTCCTACCTTTTCACATCCACCTTCCGTCGCAAATTCTCCGATCTCCCACCAACCGTCTTCCCAACTCTCCCCATAATCGGCCACCTATATCTTTTGAAACCACCACTGTACAGAACCTTTGCCAAACTCTCCGCCAAGTACGGCCCCATCCTTTTCCTCCGCTTCGGATCCCGCCGTGTCCTCTTGGTCTCCTCTCCATCCGCCGCCGAAGAATGCTTCACCAAGAACGACATCATCTTCGCCAACCGCCCTCACATGCTATTCGGCAAGATCATCGGCAACGACTACACCAGTTTCGTTTGGGCGCCCTACGGCGATAACTGGCGCAACCTCCGCCGTATCGCTGCAATCGAGATCCTATCTATTCATCGTCTCAACGAGTTCCACGACGTACGCGTAGATGAAGGCAGGTTCCTAATCCGTAAACTGCTTTCTCATTCGTCCGCGGTGGATCTGAAGTCGGTTTTCTATGAGCTGACGTTGAATGTTATGATGAGGATGATCTCCGGGAAGAGGTATTTCGGCGGCGATATGGCGGAGGTGGAGGAAGAAGGGAAACGGTTCAGGGCGATTCTGAAAGAGACTTTTTTGCTCTCCGGTGCTGCCAATGTTGGCGATTACTTACCCTTTTTGAGTTGGTTCGGAGTGAAGGGATTGCAGAATAAATTAATTGCTTTGAAGGAACAGAGGGATGTGTTCTTTCAAGGCTTGATCGAACAACTTAGAAAACCCAAAGGGGAAAACAAGAAGAAGACGATGATTGAACTTCTATTATCTCTACAAGAATCAGATCCCGAATACTACACCGATGAAATGATCAGAAGTTTCGTTCTG GCACTATTAACAGCCGGCACAGACACGTCAGCAGGAACAATGGAATGGGCTATGTCACTTCTATTAAACCACCCACAAGTTATAAAAAAAGCACAAAACGAGATCGATACAGTTATTGGTACAGACAGACTTATTGATGAATCAGACGTAATCAACCTCCCTTACCTCCATTGCATCATAAATGAAACCCAACGGTTAAAACCCGCGGGCCCGTTGCTCGTCCCTCATGAGTCATCGGAAGATTGTATTGTCGGGGGATATAAAATCCCACGTGGCACAATGCTTCTTGTCAATCAATGGGCCATACATCATGACCCGAGTATATGGGTCGATCCGGAAAGGTTCGACCCAGAGAGATTTGAAGGGCTGGAAGGGACAAGAGACGGGTTTAAGTTGATGCCATTTGGGTCTGGAAGGCGGGGTTGTCCTGGGGAAGGGTTGGCGATGCGGGTAATGGGGCTGACTTTAGGGTTACTGGTACAGTGTTTTGAGTGGGAAAGAATGAGTGAAAAGATGGTTGATATGACTGAAGGACTTGGGCTTTCCATGCCTAAGGCTAAACCCCTTTTAGCTAAGTGTAAACCACGTCTAGAGATGAAGAACTTATTGTCCCAACTGTGA